One segment of Variovorax sp. PAMC28562 DNA contains the following:
- a CDS encoding sulfurtransferase TusA family protein: MHIHKELDTRGLNCPLPILKAKKSLNDMASGQLLKVVATDAGSVRDFQAFARQTGNDLVEQQTVGNEFIHIIRRR; encoded by the coding sequence ATGCACATCCACAAAGAGCTCGACACCCGCGGCCTGAACTGCCCGCTGCCTATCCTCAAGGCCAAGAAGTCGCTCAACGACATGGCCAGCGGCCAGTTGCTGAAGGTGGTGGCGACCGATGCGGGCTCGGTGCGTGACTTTCAGGCTTTTGCGCGCCAAACGGGTAACGATCTCGTTGAACAGCAGACGGTCGGCAACGAGTTCATCCACATCATTCGCCGGCGCTGA
- a CDS encoding NUDIX domain-containing protein: protein MPDPKFCQVCATPLEWIALNEDGGPKSRLRCSNCGHTHWNNPTPVLAAIIEYRGQVLLARNAAWSNSKMYALITGFMEAGETPKEGIAREIKEETNLDATELNLVGVYDFQRMNQIIIAYHAVADGEVSLSPELVDYRLYDLPNLRCWPAGTGYALADWLRTRGIEPQFVDWPKPAAAPAVAATSDTPAA from the coding sequence ATGCCAGATCCCAAGTTTTGCCAGGTTTGCGCGACGCCACTCGAATGGATTGCACTGAACGAAGACGGCGGCCCCAAGTCGCGTCTGCGTTGCTCCAACTGCGGACACACGCACTGGAACAACCCGACGCCCGTGCTCGCGGCCATCATCGAATACCGCGGGCAGGTGCTGCTGGCACGCAACGCGGCCTGGAGCAACAGCAAGATGTATGCACTCATCACCGGCTTCATGGAAGCCGGCGAGACGCCAAAAGAAGGCATTGCACGCGAGATAAAGGAGGAGACCAACCTCGACGCGACCGAACTCAATCTGGTCGGCGTGTACGACTTCCAGCGCATGAACCAGATCATCATCGCGTACCACGCGGTAGCCGATGGCGAGGTGTCGTTGTCGCCCGAACTGGTCGACTACCGGCTCTACGATCTGCCGAATTTGCGTTGCTGGCCCGCGGGCACCGGCTACGCACTGGCCGACTGGCTGCGCACGCGCGGCATCGAGCCGCAGTTCGTCGATTGGCCAAAGCCGGCGGCGGCACCTGCAGTGGCCGCAACATCCGACACGCCTGCCGCCTAA
- the cysM gene encoding cysteine synthase CysM yields the protein MNYPTIEEAIGKTPLVALQRIDAAENAKRNNVILGKLEGNNPAGSVKDRPALSMIKRAEERGEIKPGDTLIEATSGNTGIALAMAAAIKGYRMVLIMPEDLSIERAQTMKAFGAELMLTPKSGGMEYARDLADQMVAQGKGRVLNQFSNPDNPRIHYETTGPEIWADTDGEVTHFVSAMGTTGTITGVSRFLKEKNAAVQIIGAQPDEGSRIPGIRKWPQEYLPKIYEPSRVDTVVNVSQDNAEEMCRRLAREEGIFGGISAAGALWVALDIAKKVENAVIVFIVCDRGDRYLSTGVFPA from the coding sequence ATGAATTACCCGACGATCGAAGAAGCCATCGGTAAAACGCCGTTGGTCGCGCTGCAACGGATCGACGCAGCCGAAAACGCGAAGCGCAACAACGTGATTCTCGGCAAGCTGGAAGGCAACAATCCGGCCGGCTCGGTGAAAGACCGGCCAGCGCTGTCGATGATCAAGCGCGCCGAGGAGCGCGGCGAAATCAAGCCCGGCGACACGTTGATCGAAGCGACCTCCGGCAACACCGGCATCGCGCTGGCAATGGCTGCGGCGATCAAGGGTTACCGCATGGTTTTGATCATGCCGGAAGACCTCTCCATCGAACGCGCCCAGACCATGAAAGCCTTCGGCGCTGAACTTATGCTGACGCCCAAGAGCGGCGGCATGGAATACGCCCGCGACCTGGCCGACCAGATGGTCGCGCAAGGCAAGGGGCGTGTGCTCAACCAGTTCTCCAACCCGGACAACCCGCGCATCCACTACGAAACCACCGGGCCCGAGATCTGGGCCGATACGGATGGCGAAGTGACGCACTTCGTGAGTGCCATGGGCACGACGGGCACGATCACCGGCGTCTCGCGGTTCCTGAAGGAAAAGAACGCGGCCGTGCAGATCATCGGCGCCCAACCCGACGAGGGTTCGCGTATTCCGGGCATTCGCAAATGGCCACAGGAATATCTGCCGAAAATTTATGAGCCGAGCCGGGTCGACACCGTCGTCAACGTGAGCCAGGACAACGCCGAGGAGATGTGCCGGCGGCTGGCGCGCGAAGAGGGTATTTTCGGTGGCATCTCCGCGGCGGGCGCGCTCTGGGTAGCGCTCGACATCGCAAAAAAAGTAGAGAACGCTGTCATCGTGTTCATCGTTTGCGACCGCGGTGACAGGTATCTGTCGACTGGCGTTTTCCCCGCGTAG
- a CDS encoding response regulator, whose amino-acid sequence MSDEPAPIRLVIVDDHSLVRDGLRARLAVVPHLRVIGEAASGAEALALAAADPPDLMLIDVGMRGMNGIELATFLRTRHPEVLVLMLSMYDNREYVLSAIRAGARGYVLKESPTEEILSAISAVCAGGSYFSAQVSDLMLQFGNTTPQLTAREHEVLLLLAHGRSNKLVAKELDISVRTVETHRFSLRRKLGVDSASELLKIAVTNGWTTI is encoded by the coding sequence ATGAGCGACGAGCCTGCGCCGATCCGGCTCGTCATCGTCGACGACCATTCCCTCGTGCGCGACGGACTGCGCGCGCGGCTGGCCGTGGTGCCGCATCTCCGGGTGATCGGTGAAGCGGCGAGTGGCGCTGAAGCATTGGCGCTGGCCGCCGCCGATCCGCCCGACCTGATGTTGATCGATGTCGGCATGCGCGGCATGAACGGCATCGAGCTGGCGACGTTCCTGCGCACGCGTCATCCCGAGGTGCTGGTGTTGATGCTGAGCATGTACGACAACCGCGAGTACGTGCTGAGTGCCATCCGCGCAGGCGCGCGGGGCTACGTGCTCAAAGAGTCGCCGACAGAAGAAATCCTGAGCGCCATCAGCGCGGTGTGCGCCGGAGGCAGTTACTTCAGCGCGCAGGTGTCCGACCTGATGCTGCAGTTCGGCAACACGACACCGCAGCTCACCGCTCGTGAACACGAGGTGCTGCTGCTGCTGGCGCACGGGCGCAGCAACAAACTGGTGGCGAAGGAGCTGGACATCAGCGTGCGCACGGTGGAGACGCATCGCTTCAGCTTGCGGCGCAAGCTGGGTGTGGATTCGGCGAGTGAGTTGCTGAAGATCGCGGTGACCAATGGCTGGACGACGATCTGA
- a CDS encoding cache domain-containing protein has translation MKPKAKILLLAVAPLLFAIAAIGGLLVVETQRLEQRQTQVLEDVLLSAKREELRSYIALALTSIDNLYGAGRDDEAAKEQAKAILANMNFGDDGYFYVYDREGLTLVHPRQPDLVGQNLWDRRDTEGTYMIRELIARAHEGGGYQRYLWPKPSTGRIERKLGYSVELPRWGWMLGTGIYLDDVDAAAARLRGSLLASVRQTLLGLATVAMIAAIAVFAGGLAVNISEQRQADRKLKALAHRVVSSQEDERARVSRELHDHICQLLVSIKYQFELVGHRLAHPGNAPVTAIDKEIGALSQAIGEVRRISHDLRPALLDDLGLPAALEHIGNELAQRSGLTVTVSPHVHEERLPELQAVSLFRVAQEALRNVERHAGARHIDIRLDDAHDRLELRITDDGRGFDVQNVEHSKDRGIGLTNMRERVERNGGSFQLISQPGRTSLIASFPLAVPA, from the coding sequence ATGAAACCGAAGGCGAAAATCCTCCTGCTCGCAGTGGCGCCCCTGCTGTTCGCCATCGCTGCGATCGGCGGGCTGCTGGTGGTCGAGACGCAGCGGCTGGAGCAACGTCAGACGCAGGTTCTGGAGGACGTGCTGCTCAGCGCCAAGCGCGAAGAACTCCGCAGTTACATCGCGCTGGCACTCACTTCCATCGACAACCTCTACGGTGCGGGGCGCGACGACGAGGCCGCCAAGGAGCAGGCCAAGGCCATCCTCGCGAATATGAACTTCGGCGATGACGGCTATTTCTATGTTTACGACCGCGAGGGCCTGACGCTGGTTCATCCTCGCCAGCCGGACCTCGTTGGACAGAACTTGTGGGACCGGCGTGACACCGAGGGCACGTACATGATCCGCGAGTTGATCGCACGGGCGCACGAGGGCGGCGGCTACCAGCGCTACTTGTGGCCCAAGCCCTCGACCGGTCGCATCGAGCGCAAGCTGGGGTATTCGGTCGAGCTGCCGCGCTGGGGCTGGATGCTCGGCACGGGCATCTATCTGGACGATGTAGATGCGGCAGCCGCAAGGCTGCGCGGCAGCTTGCTGGCCAGCGTCCGGCAAACGTTGCTCGGCCTGGCAACGGTCGCGATGATCGCCGCGATCGCGGTGTTTGCGGGCGGGCTCGCGGTCAACATCAGCGAGCAGCGCCAGGCCGATCGCAAGCTGAAGGCGCTGGCGCACCGCGTTGTGAGCTCCCAAGAAGACGAGCGCGCCCGGGTGTCGCGTGAGTTGCACGACCATATCTGTCAGCTGCTGGTCTCGATCAAATACCAGTTCGAGCTGGTCGGGCACCGGCTCGCGCATCCGGGTAACGCACCGGTGACGGCGATCGACAAGGAGATCGGCGCGCTGTCGCAAGCCATCGGCGAGGTGCGACGCATTTCCCACGATCTGCGGCCCGCCTTGCTCGACGACCTGGGCCTGCCCGCGGCGTTGGAGCACATCGGCAACGAGCTGGCGCAGCGGAGTGGCCTGACCGTGACTGTGTCGCCGCATGTGCATGAAGAACGGCTGCCCGAGCTGCAGGCCGTGAGCCTGTTTCGTGTTGCGCAGGAGGCGTTGCGCAACGTGGAGCGGCACGCTGGGGCCAGGCACATCGACATTCGGCTGGACGATGCGCACGACCGGCTCGAGCTTCGCATCACCGACGACGGGCGCGGTTTCGATGTGCAGAACGTCGAGCACAGCAAGGACCGCGGCATCGGGCTCACGAATATGCGCGAGCGTGTGGAGCGCAACGGCGGGAGCTTTCAGCTCATCTCGCAGCCGGGCCGCACCTCGTTGATTGCGAGCTTTCCATTGGCGGTGCCCGCATGA
- a CDS encoding ABC transporter substrate-binding protein: MTPFPKRIATAVALAALTTFAVAADPIKIGVNGPFTGGSSSMGVSMRDGVRLAAAEINKAGGVLGRQIELVERDDEAKNERGVQIAQELVNKEKVTAVVGYINTGVALASQRFFQEAKIPVMNNVATGSIITHQFDKEPENYVFRNAAHDSIQAPMIVEEAVTRRGFKKVAILADSTNYGQLGRADLEKALEAKGIKPVATEKFNIKDVDMTAQLLKAKEAGAEAVLTYGIGPELAQIANGMTKLGWKVPIIGSWTLAMANYIDNAGPGGEGARMPQTFIQEPTTPKRQSFIVSYLKMFNPKNSRMDSPVSAAQGYDSIYLLAAAIKQANSTDGPKIKAALEDLKTPVEGVVTTYNKPFSKTDHDAISANIPVFGEVKGQKVVYAYADDQKKASEVRMKK, translated from the coding sequence ATGACCCCCTTTCCGAAAAGAATTGCCACCGCCGTAGCGCTGGCCGCCCTCACCACCTTCGCAGTGGCAGCAGACCCGATCAAGATCGGTGTCAATGGTCCGTTCACCGGCGGCTCGTCGTCGATGGGCGTCAGCATGCGCGACGGCGTGCGGCTTGCCGCGGCTGAAATCAACAAGGCCGGCGGCGTGCTCGGCCGTCAGATCGAACTCGTCGAGCGCGACGACGAAGCCAAGAACGAACGCGGCGTGCAGATCGCCCAGGAACTCGTCAACAAGGAGAAAGTCACCGCTGTTGTCGGCTACATCAACACCGGCGTGGCCCTGGCGTCGCAGCGCTTTTTCCAGGAAGCCAAGATCCCGGTGATGAACAACGTCGCGACCGGCTCCATCATCACGCACCAGTTCGACAAGGAACCCGAAAACTACGTGTTCCGCAACGCCGCGCACGACAGCATCCAGGCGCCGATGATCGTGGAAGAAGCCGTGACGCGTCGCGGCTTCAAAAAGGTCGCGATCCTGGCTGACTCGACCAACTACGGCCAGCTCGGTCGCGCCGATCTGGAGAAGGCGCTGGAGGCCAAGGGCATCAAGCCAGTGGCAACTGAAAAATTCAACATCAAGGACGTCGACATGACGGCCCAGTTGCTCAAGGCCAAGGAAGCCGGCGCCGAAGCGGTGCTCACCTATGGCATCGGCCCCGAGCTGGCGCAGATCGCCAACGGCATGACCAAGCTGGGCTGGAAGGTGCCAATCATCGGCAGCTGGACGCTCGCGATGGCCAACTACATCGACAACGCAGGCCCGGGCGGAGAAGGCGCGCGCATGCCGCAAACCTTTATTCAGGAGCCAACGACGCCCAAGCGCCAGTCGTTCATCGTGTCTTACCTGAAGATGTTCAACCCGAAGAACAGCCGGATGGATTCACCGGTCTCGGCAGCGCAGGGCTACGACTCGATCTACCTGCTGGCAGCTGCAATCAAGCAGGCCAACAGCACCGACGGCCCGAAGATCAAGGCCGCCCTGGAAGACCTGAAGACGCCGGTCGAAGGCGTGGTCACTACTTACAACAAGCCGTTCTCAAAGACCGACCATGATGCGATCTCCGCCAACATTCCGGTGTTTGGCGAGGTCAAGGGCCAGAAGGTGGTCTACGCCTACGCTGATGACCAGAAGAAGGCGTCCGAAGTCCGCATGAAGAAGTAA
- a CDS encoding branched-chain amino acid ABC transporter permease, with protein sequence MQIFTQLIFSGIALGMIYAVIAFGYQLTFATSDTLNFGQGDALMLGALVGLTLVGLGVNYWLMIPLVCLFGAFQGAVVERIGVRPALKIKSEFGWIMSTIALGIIFKNVAENVWGRDDLKFPSPLPESPMHFLGANILPMEILVVGGALAMMLAVEVFNRKSIYGKAVVATFNDRDAAKLMGINTGLVITFSYALSSMSAAFAGVLIAPLTLTGATMGAVLGLKAFAVAIIGGLSSGMGIVVGGIILGIAETTTGFYLSTGYKDVPGLVLLLIVLAVRPQGLFGKSIIKKV encoded by the coding sequence ATGCAAATCTTTACCCAACTCATCTTCAGCGGCATCGCGCTGGGCATGATCTACGCCGTGATCGCGTTCGGCTATCAGCTTACTTTTGCCACCTCGGACACGCTCAACTTCGGCCAGGGCGATGCACTCATGCTGGGCGCGCTGGTCGGCCTGACACTGGTCGGCCTCGGCGTGAACTATTGGCTGATGATTCCGCTGGTATGCCTGTTCGGTGCCTTCCAGGGCGCCGTGGTGGAACGCATCGGCGTGCGCCCGGCGCTCAAGATCAAGTCCGAGTTCGGCTGGATCATGTCGACCATCGCGCTCGGCATCATTTTCAAAAACGTGGCTGAAAACGTGTGGGGTCGCGACGACCTGAAGTTCCCGTCGCCGCTGCCCGAGTCGCCGATGCACTTCCTGGGTGCCAACATTTTGCCGATGGAAATCCTGGTGGTCGGCGGCGCGCTGGCGATGATGCTGGCGGTCGAAGTATTCAACCGCAAGTCGATCTACGGCAAGGCCGTGGTTGCCACCTTCAACGACCGCGATGCCGCCAAGCTGATGGGCATCAACACCGGTCTGGTCATCACTTTTTCTTACGCGCTGTCGTCGATGAGCGCAGCGTTTGCCGGCGTGCTGATCGCGCCGTTGACACTCACGGGCGCAACGATGGGCGCCGTGCTCGGGCTCAAGGCCTTTGCCGTCGCCATCATCGGCGGCCTGAGCAGCGGCATGGGCATCGTCGTCGGCGGCATCATCCTGGGCATTGCCGAGACCACCACCGGCTTTTATCTGAGCACCGGCTACAAGGACGTGCCCGGCCTGGTGCTGCTGCTGATCGTGCTGGCAGTGCGGCCGCAAGGCCTGTTCGGCAAATCCATCATCAAAAAGGTGTGA
- a CDS encoding ABC transporter permease subunit, translating into MKTSHLLLAVIGVAALLLFPVGITNPYYIHLLETIMIYAIVLFGLDIVVGYTGQVSLGHAGLFGLGAYTAGVLVFKLAMPFWVTVPAAILVTAGFGALLALPALRVSGPYLAMVTLAFGTIIQILINEMSFLTEGPMGIKLDKPELFGHKLDEREFYWVVVVLMVLALGVVHRILRSHLGRAFEALRGSPVASDCMGVSVYRYKVYAFVISAGFAGLAGSLYAYSEQYISPNSYNFELTVLFLLAVIMGGRKSRIGTLLGAAIIVLLPKLLDDVALFRYVSVALAVLVMIVAVVGIQRKRTTPAQMAIPVVGSIALAGLAFWLQTMTDWRLSIFGVIMLFVVYYLQDGIVGFVRKALNMRRPAPQIDAAVTGVPRADAVSVAANAGGAEALLEASGVLMQFGGLKALNNVDLTIKRGTIHGLIGPNGSGKSTMMNVLTGIYVPTAGAISFAGKSVVGRTSSDIALSGIARTFQNVQLFGEMTALQNVQVGLHHTFYSNLIDVSLHTPRYKRESGAAVQRGLGLLEFVGLEALAGEEARNLPYGKQRLLEIARALALDPQLLLLDEPAAGLTAPDIKELIAIIKKIREHGVTVILIEHHMDVVMGLCDTVSVLDFGQKIAEGEPAAVQADEKVIEAYLGGTVA; encoded by the coding sequence ATGAAGACCAGCCATTTGCTGCTGGCCGTCATCGGCGTGGCGGCACTGCTGCTGTTCCCGGTGGGCATCACCAACCCGTATTACATCCACCTGCTCGAAACCATCATGATCTACGCGATCGTGTTGTTCGGGCTCGACATCGTGGTCGGCTACACCGGCCAGGTGTCGCTCGGTCATGCCGGACTGTTCGGCCTCGGTGCATACACCGCAGGCGTGCTCGTGTTCAAACTGGCAATGCCGTTCTGGGTCACGGTGCCGGCGGCGATTCTGGTGACGGCCGGCTTCGGCGCCCTGCTGGCGCTGCCGGCGCTGCGTGTCTCGGGGCCGTACCTTGCGATGGTCACGCTGGCCTTCGGCACCATCATCCAGATCCTGATCAACGAGATGAGCTTCCTGACGGAGGGCCCGATGGGCATCAAGCTGGACAAGCCCGAGTTGTTCGGTCACAAGCTCGACGAGCGCGAGTTCTACTGGGTCGTCGTGGTGCTGATGGTGCTGGCGCTGGGCGTCGTGCACCGCATCTTGCGATCGCACCTGGGTCGTGCCTTCGAGGCGCTGCGCGGCAGCCCGGTGGCCTCCGACTGTATGGGCGTGTCGGTGTACCGATACAAGGTCTATGCCTTTGTCATCAGCGCGGGCTTTGCCGGACTGGCCGGCTCGCTGTATGCCTACAGCGAACAGTACATCTCGCCCAACTCGTACAACTTCGAGCTCACGGTGCTGTTCCTGTTGGCCGTGATCATGGGCGGGCGCAAGAGCCGCATCGGCACGCTGCTGGGCGCGGCCATCATCGTGCTGCTGCCCAAGCTGCTCGACGACGTGGCGCTGTTTCGCTACGTGTCGGTCGCCCTCGCGGTGCTGGTGATGATCGTCGCCGTGGTCGGTATCCAGCGCAAGCGCACGACGCCCGCGCAGATGGCCATTCCGGTGGTCGGCAGCATCGCGTTGGCGGGGCTGGCGTTTTGGTTGCAGACCATGACCGACTGGCGCCTGTCGATCTTCGGCGTGATCATGCTGTTCGTCGTTTATTACCTGCAGGACGGCATCGTCGGTTTTGTGCGCAAGGCGCTGAACATGCGCCGCCCCGCTCCGCAGATCGATGCAGCCGTGACCGGTGTGCCGCGCGCCGATGCGGTGTCGGTCGCGGCCAATGCCGGCGGCGCTGAAGCGCTGCTCGAAGCCAGCGGCGTGCTGATGCAGTTCGGCGGCCTCAAGGCGCTCAACAACGTCGACCTGACGATCAAGCGCGGCACCATTCATGGCCTGATCGGCCCCAACGGCTCGGGCAAAAGCACGATGATGAACGTGCTGACCGGTATCTACGTGCCGACCGCCGGCGCCATCAGCTTTGCCGGAAAATCGGTGGTTGGGCGCACCTCGTCCGACATCGCGCTGTCGGGCATCGCGCGCACCTTCCAGAACGTGCAGCTGTTCGGCGAGATGACGGCCCTGCAGAACGTGCAGGTCGGCTTGCACCACACCTTCTACAGCAACCTGATCGATGTGTCGCTGCACACGCCGCGCTACAAGCGCGAAAGCGGTGCAGCGGTGCAACGCGGACTCGGCTTGCTGGAGTTTGTCGGGCTTGAAGCGCTGGCCGGTGAAGAGGCGCGCAACCTGCCGTACGGCAAGCAGCGCCTGCTGGAAATCGCCCGCGCGCTGGCACTCGATCCGCAACTGTTGTTGCTCGACGAACCCGCCGCCGGCCTCACCGCGCCGGACATCAAGGAGCTGATCGCCATCATCAAGAAGATCCGCGAGCATGGCGTGACCGTGATCCTGATCGAGCACCACATGGACGTCGTGATGGGCTTGTGCGACACAGTGTCGGTGCTCGATTTCGGCCAGAAGATCGCCGAAGGCGAACCCGCTGCGGTACAAGCCGACGAAAAAGTCATCGAGGCTTATCTCGGCGGCACTGTTGCGTAA
- a CDS encoding ABC transporter ATP-binding protein, whose amino-acid sequence MLTINNLFAGYGKVQVLHGVTIEVPKGKVVTLIGSNGAGKTTTMRAVSGMIAPTAGEITLHGKRIDGLESYHIAKLGLAHSPEGRRVFATMTVTDNLTLGAFPRLTGSRPRGDVAGDLERALELFPRLKERRMQLAGTLSGGEQQMLAMARAIMLNPEVVLLDEPSMGLAPILVEEVFRIIARLKSEGVTMLLVEQFAAAALKVADYGYVLENGRISVHGPAAKLRDDPAVKAAYLGGSH is encoded by the coding sequence ATGCTGACCATCAACAATCTGTTCGCCGGTTACGGCAAAGTGCAAGTGCTGCACGGCGTGACGATCGAGGTGCCCAAGGGCAAGGTCGTGACGCTGATCGGCTCCAACGGCGCCGGCAAGACCACGACCATGCGGGCAGTTTCGGGAATGATCGCGCCGACTGCCGGTGAGATCACGCTTCACGGCAAGCGCATCGACGGGCTGGAGAGCTATCACATCGCCAAACTCGGCCTGGCGCATTCGCCTGAGGGCCGGCGCGTGTTCGCCACAATGACCGTGACCGACAACCTGACCCTGGGCGCATTTCCGCGCCTCACCGGCAGCCGCCCGCGTGGCGACGTGGCGGGCGATCTGGAGCGTGCGCTGGAGCTGTTCCCGCGTTTGAAAGAGCGACGCATGCAGCTTGCGGGCACCCTGTCGGGTGGCGAGCAGCAGATGCTGGCGATGGCGCGCGCGATCATGCTGAACCCTGAAGTCGTGCTGCTCGACGAGCCGTCGATGGGTCTCGCGCCGATCCTGGTCGAAGAGGTGTTCCGCATCATCGCGCGGCTGAAAAGCGAGGGCGTGACGATGCTGCTGGTCGAACAGTTCGCGGCCGCCGCGCTCAAGGTGGCCGACTACGGCTACGTGCTGGAGAACGGCCGCATCTCGGTGCATGGTCCGGCCGCCAAGTTGCGCGACGACCCCGCGGTGAAGGCCGCGTATCTGGGCGGCAGCCACTAG